In Acetobacteroides hydrogenigenes, the DNA window GCTTCGGAACCCACTCGCGCACCACCATTTTCGACTACGCGGGCGTTCCAAACCATCAGCGCTGGATGAATGGCGGTAAGTTTGATGGCGGCGCCCTTACCACCGACGAAAAGGAGCTACGCGACTTCTACAAGCGCCTGCTCAACTTCTCCACCAGCAGCTCAGCCCTTACGGGCAAGTATGCCGAGATCCAAACCGTAAACCGCAAGGATACCAAAGGCTACGATCGTAATATTTTCTCGTTCGTGCGCTGGAGCGGCAAGCAAAAGCTGGTTGTTATCTCCAACTTCGACGCAAAAACCACGAGCCGCTTCAACCTTACCATCCCTGCCAGCATCATTAAGGCTTGGGGATTGAAGAACGGTAGCTACACCCTAAAGGATGCGCTATACGGAACCACCGCTACCCTAAAGGTGGCTAAGGGAGTGGGTACCGTTGATGTTTCTGTCAAACCTTTGGAGTCGTTTATCTATATCTTGTAAGTAAGGTAGGCTATCTGCTATACTGAAAAATCCCATTAGTGAAAAATCTTTTGGGATTTTTTGTTTTCTCCCCAAAGCAAATGTCATACTTTTGCGGGGTATAAACTTAAAACGTAAAAAGATGAAGATGTCGGTCAGCTGCTAACGCTCGAATAGGGACATTTCAAAGAACACGCAATCCTTTCCTCAAAGGGGATTCAAAACCCTTCTCGAACGTTACCAATTCAGTAACAACCTTTTTGGCAAGCATAAACATCTCCTCTCTGAACCTTGTTTTGCCCGAAAGCGTCAGGCTATTTAGTTAGTCATCGTTTGTTTTTCTATTGCATACGCACCCGATGCGTATAAGCATATTCTTTGCATTCTGCTTAGGCTATACGTTGTAGCGCTAACAGAACTTTTACTGCTTAACCTATTGGTGCTCGTATTTAAGCTTGGCAAGACTACGGCGCTACTAGGAATAAACTGTACTATACAGCTATTGGTAAACTATGAATTTTCAACAAAAAATTAGACAACAGTACGCAAAACCGGGAGGAATACAGGAGCTACTTTTCTTGGCACTCCCAATGATTATATCTACCTCGTGTGACGGAATTATGACCTTCACCGATAGGCTTTTCCTTGCCCGAGTCGATTCGGCGCAGATGAACGCCTCGCTAGGAGGAGGCGTCTCGCTACAGGTGCTTATGTTCTTCTTCGTTGGGCTGATTGGCTACTCGACAGCGCTTGTTGCCCAGTATTTTGGGGCAAACGAGCGGCAGAACTCCGCAAAGGCATCGTTTCAGGCAATGCTTGTGGCGTTGGCGGCGTGGCCGGTAATCCTTGCCTTTACTCCCTTCGCCGAAAGCTTCTATAGGATGATGGGAATTCCCGCTGCTCAGATAGGTTTTCAGGTGGAGTACGTCAACATCTTAGCATGGGGCTCCCTATTTGGGCTGCTGCGCTACGCTTTGGGCTGCTACTTTACCGGAATAGGTAAAACAAAGATTGTTATGAAGGCTACCCTTTTGGCAATGGTGGTAAATGTGGTCTTAGACTACATCCTGATATTTGGTAAGCTTGGCTTTCCGGCCATGGAAATACGGGGTGCGGCCATAGCAACCATTAGCGGATCGTTTTGTGCGGTGTGCGTGCTTCTTGTTGCTTACTTTAGGAAGGAAAATCGTCAGGAGTTTCATATTTCCCAGTCGTTCCATTTCGATTGGAAGATTATGAAGAAGCTGCTCTACTACGGCTATCCTGCTGGATTGGAAATGTTCCTAAATTTTATGGCATTTTCGGCAATGGTGTCGCTTTTCCATGCTAAGGGAGAGGTTGTGGCAACCGCTACAACGATCATGTTCAACTGGGATTTGGTTTCATTTATTCCTCTACTGGGAATAGAGATTGCCGTAACCAGCTTGGTGGGTAGATATATGGGTGCTTGTAGGCCTCAGGTGGCCCATAGGGCTGCACTGTCGGCTATTAAGATTGGAGTCGTCTATTCTACGGTAATTCTCTTCCTCTTTGTTTTGATTCCAGAAGTGCTTACGCGGGTATTTGCACCTAGTATTGCTTCGGAGCTATTTGAGCAGGCCGTGCCAATAGCAACGTTGATGATACGAATAGCAGCCTTATACGTTTTGGTGGAAGCGCTAGTGGTTGCGCTGGTTGGCGCATTACGTGGAGCCGGAGATACGCATTTTACCATGATAGCATCTGTTGCATCGCATTGGCTATTTGTTCCGATCCTGTACCTGTCGCTCAACGTCTTTAACTTTTCGATAGGGCTTAGCTGGTTCCTGCTGGTGCTCTTCTTCTTTATGTTTAGCTCTGTTCTCTACTTCCGATTCCGTAGCGGGAGGTGGAAGAAGATAAGGGTTATCAACGAGGAGGTTAAGGAGATGGCTATGTAGGAATCGAATCTAAAAACGCTACTATCCCCGGTGCTTCTTTTGGCTACCGGGGATTTTTATTTTCAAGGTTCGGAATGTAACATTTCGTATACTTGGCGTCAAAAGGGTGTAAAATGATTGAGAAACCTTAAATCAACCTAATGGAAAACGACAAACAGCTCTTCGAAAAGCTCTTTCGGGCCAATCGCGACCGGGTTTTCCGTCTTTGCTGCCTCTACACGGGCGATACCGATCAGCGCAAGGATCTGATGCAGGATATCTTCATCCGTGTATGGGAAAACCTCAGTTCCTATAGGGGCGAGGCTGCCATGAGCACTTGGATCTACCGCATTGCGCTGAATACTTGCCTAACTCACGTCCGTAGCCTTAAACGGGGATTGCAAACTCGATTGATGCCCGATGGCTTCGATGTTTTAGAAACAGAGCCACCTGCTGGTACAGAGCCCAGCATCGAGCATCTGATCCGTTGCATTAACCTTCTGGAACCCTCCGAACGAACCATTATTGGCCTATACCTCGAGGATTTGCCTCAGCGGGAGATTGCCGATATCCTAGGTATCTCCGAAGCCAATGTTAGGGTGAAGATTCACCGCATTAAGCAGCGCCTAAGCGAAATAGCAGCTGAACAATTTCCCCAAATAAGGCAAGCTGCGGTATAACCATCAATTCTAAAGCCATGAATATAGACGATTTTAAGAATAGCTTCCAGTCGCTATCGTACAACAGCGACGAGAATATGAGTGTAGACTTTACCCGCAAGGTGGAGGGCGTTGTTGAAAAAGTACGCAAAGAGGATAAGCGGGATAAAACATTGCTAGTTGCCGTAAGTATTATGCTTATCGGTATTGGGATTCTATATACCATAGGAGGTATCGTAAAGTATTTGGATAACCCTGAGGGAAATGGTTCTTGGGGATATGCCATATACGTACTGGGAATTATTACCGTGATTCCCTACCTCATCTATAAGATTCGTCAGATTAATCACACCTGCTACGACATTCCCGTTGTTAAGTTTATAGCAAACGTAGAGAAGCGTTACGCCTTGTTCCAACTCGAACAGCTATTTATACTCCCTTTCTTAGTGATGGCCAGTATTGCGGTATGCTACATATTTGCTGATGGTAAGCCGTTGACCATTCAAAGTATACTTACGGCTCAAATTCCGCTTATCATTGGGCTTACCGTTGGACTGATTATCGGTGTAAGCCTCTGGTATCGTCGAAAGAAGCCCATTCTCGATGAGCTGCGCAGCATTCGTAAATCGATGGAGGGATAGGTTATCATGAAACGACTTAGAAACATCGTTGCCCTTGCTGCTCTGGTAATGATTGCTATCGCAGCGACCCACCTAAACTTCAGCAACCTATCGTGGGAGGTAAATGCAACAAGCTATAAGTCGATGATTGCTATGGCTTGTACCTTTTTTACGATGGTTAGCTGCAATAGAATTGAGGCTCGAAAACGTCGTACCGTACAGGAATAAGCTGCCTTTTTGGTAGTATGTAGAGCCAAGGCATTGCCTTGGCTCTACTTGTATGCTACAATTCCACTACATTTCCACTACATTTCTTACATTCGCAGTACTATTATCATCAAACACTACACTATGAGAGTAAATTTAACTAGCTACACGCGAAAGACAATGCTGGCACTGGGTGCTGTGCTTCTTAGCGGCAGCCTGATGGCGCAAACCTTTCCTACGGTGCGCGTAGCCAAGGAGCAGCGCAACTTTTCGAGCCCTGCCATCGAGCGTACCATCGAGCAGATGCAGTCGAAGATTGCCGATAAGGAGGTGGCGTGGCTCTTCGGCAACTGCTTCCCCAACACGCTCGACCGTACCGTAAACTTCACCGAGAAGAACGGAAAGCCCAACACCTTCGTTATTACCGGCGATATCCACGCCATGTGGTTGAGGGATTGCACCGCGCAGGTGTGGCCTTACCTTCCCTTTATGAAGGAGGATAAGAACCTGCAAACCCTTATTGCGGGCGTCATCAACCGCCAGGTGGAATGCGTGCTGATTGACCCTTACGCCAACGCCTTCAACATGAACAAGGAGGGCAGCTACTGGCAGCGCGACCTTACCGATATGAAGCCCGAGCTGCACGAGCGTAAGTGGGAGATCGACGGGCTATGCTACGTCATCCGTCTTAGCTACCACTACTGGAAGATGACTGGCGATGTAAGCCACTTTGACGCCGACTGGCAGAAGGCGATGAAGCTTATCGTGAAGACCTTTAAGGAGCAGCAGCGTAAGGAGGGTAAGGGCCCCTACAAGTTCCAGCGCGAAACTCCCGTTGCCACCGACACCCAGTTTGGCGGCGGATACGGTAACCCCGTTAAGCCTACGGGCATGATCTGTTCCATGTTCCGTCCATCCGACGATGCCACCATCTACCCATACCTCGTGCCATCCAACTGCTTTGCCGTGGTGTCGCTACGCCAGCTGGCCGAGATGGCAACCGCCATCACCAAGGATGCCGCCTTTGCCCAGGAGTGTAAGGCGATGGCCAACGAGGTGGATGCCGCCATCAAGAAGTACGCCATCGTCAACCATCCGAAGTACGGAAAGATCTACGCCTTCGAGGTGGACGGCTACGGCAACTACCTGATGATGGACGATGCCAACATCCCATCGTTGCTGTCGCTGCCCTACCTAGGCTACGTTAGCGCAAAAGATCCGATCTACCAGAACACCCGCCGCTTTGTGTGGAGCAACGATAACCCCTACTTCTTTAAGGGTAAGGCTGCCGAGGGCATCGGCGGACCGCACGTGGGCGAAAACATGATCTGGCCAATGGCCATCATCATGAAGGGCATCACCTCCAACGACCCTAAGGAGATTGAGAGCTGCCTCCGCATGCTGAAGCGCACCCACGCCGCAACGGGCTTCATGCACGAGTCGTTCCACAAGGACGACCCCGCCAAGTTCACCCGCTCGTGGTTTGCTTGGGTAAACACCCTCTTCGGCGAATTCCTGATTAAGGTGGAGCGCGAGCACCCCGAAATCCTCAAGAAGCAGCTGTAAACGGTCTGCGGTAGAGACGCCCTATAGGGCGTCTCTACATAAACAACCCACCCCGGCAGCGCATGGCTACCGGGGTGGGCTCGTTTTATGGGGAAAATTTATTGCTACTTTTGCGGGCAAATAAAGTATTTCTAATTTTTTTAAATAAATCTCATGAGAAGGCTGGCTCTCTTTTTAATGGTTTTTTCCCTGCTTTTTGTTTCCTGCGAGAAGGATGAAGGGGATAAAGGGTGTGTAAAGAATATCGCGTTTTCAACATCTAGCTCCTTTGTTGGTGTTACCGGTATCCTTACTGAGGCAACCAAGTATAAGTACCTTGTTATTAGCGAAACCCCTAACGTTTCGGAGGCTACTGGCGTTGTTTACTGCGATTCAGCGGGTGTGTCTGCAAATTTCTTCATTAGGGCTTCTAATCTATACTCCAACACCAAGTACTACCTTAAGGTGTTCTATCGCGATGCCAGCGGGAAAACTATTTATAGCCCAGAGTATACTGTTAATACAGATAACAGCACAGCCGCTACAACATTTAATTCGGTGGTAAAACTAGATACGCTGATAGGTGGGAGAGCTTGTCATCTGTTAAAGTACTCCTTTAAAACGATTAGCGATTTAAGAAATGCTGAGTTTGGCGTATGCTACTCTAAGGCGACGGATCCAGGAACAGCTCCTGTTCCCACCGTTAGCGATAAGGTGATAAAGGGTACGCTTGGTAAGGACGGAATCGTTACTTGCGACATCTCGGAGGTAAACTTTAATGAGATGGAAAATGTTCGCCCCTACTTTAAGAACTCGAAGGAAACGGTTTACGGTTCTGTTTTTACCTACTCTAAACCTTCATGGTTACCCTATATGGTATTATCTGGTAGCTACTCTTTCAATTTAGGAGCCATCTCGTACAAGGGGAAAGGATACGTATTTTCAGGAGGGGGCTCTAGTGATATGTGGAGCTTTAGTCCAGCTGGCATGACGTGGAGTAAGGAGGTTTCTATTAAAGACATTTTCTCAATAGATGGCAACCCCTACGAAATTTTCACCATTAAGGCTGCACCCATTTCTAATGGATTCCTATTCTTTTCTAACGGATTGCTAACCGTTAATAGGACGGATTATGTAGCTGTATACTCTAATTGCATCTATTCCTACAACACGACAAGTAAAGCTTACACCCAAATTCTTCCCAATGGGCTTCCTGATGTCGTTTTCAAATACTCCAAGCGCTGCGATGGTTTTGGCATAAATGGGCAGCCATACGTAGCAATTTATGGAGGATCTGTTAGCAACGAAGAGCTTTCGAGGGGTACGTATATTTATGCGTATGATGAGGTTTCGCGGACGTTTAAGGAGGTAACGGCAAATAGTGAGCGTACGGGCGTTAAAGATGCTGCTTTTTTTGCAGTCGGTAACATGGTGTTTATGGGTGCTGGGAGCTACTCTGTTTTCGAGACATTAACAACCGATTTTTGGTCGTACAACGTAAGCACAAAGGTGTGGACACGGCTGAAGGATGCGCCAATTTCAAAGTTCGTAAAGTCGTTTGTTTACAAGAACAGGTGCTTTGCTATCGGTTCCGATAATAACCTGTACGAGTACGGCGTAGGCAACGATTCGTGGACGATAGTTGAAAAAATCCCGTACACCATTGATGCGGTAATGCCGATTGACGATGGCCTATACCTTTTGAACGGGAACCGAATTTTGAAGAATGTATCCCTTTAGCTTCGCTGCATAGGGCGGATTATTTTCTTGTACCCTACTTAAAAGATACAACCCTCCCCGGTAGCCACGCGCTGCCGGGGAGGGTTGCTTTTTAGGGGTATCGCTCCAAATTATGCTATAGTGCCCATTCGAAGCGCGTAATCCTCCCGCTAGGGCGGGAGAGTAGAGGTGGGTAAATCTTAGCTTTCCACCTCCACCTTGCTGGTGGCCTCTAGCATTGCCTTTGCCTTGTCGTTTTGCGGCACCTCCACCAGCTTAAAAATCCCCCAATTCCCTTTCCAAAACCCTTGCATGACCTCATTCAACCCCTTCCAAAACTTTTTTAGCCCTTGCATGAGGTCATTCAAGCACCAAAAATTAATTTTTAGCCCTTGAATGAGGTCATGCAGACACCAAAAACATGTTTTTTGCCCTTGAATGACCTCATGCAAGCATCAAAAACAAATTTTTACCCTTTGAATGACCTCATGCATGTAGTTTGGAGGGGTGAATGGTCGTGAATCACGAAAAAGCAGGTAAAAATTTTTATCAAAAATATCGTGTTAAATAAAATTTTATATATTTAAGGCTGATTAACCAAACAAAATACATATGATAGAACCACATTCATTTCAGGCGATGCGCATTACCGAGAAGGGCGCATTCGCCGATAAAGTGCTAGCTAAAGCTAACCCCTACGGCGAAAAGGATACCGAGCTAAAGCCCCTTATCGAGGAGGCCACCAGTAAAAACCAAATTTTCAGCAAGGCCATGCAGAAGCTGAGCTTGGCGGCCATCACCAAGCTCATGAACGAGGACGATGACCAGCGCGACAGCGGCATCGGCAACCTGGAGAGCTACGCCCTGAGCTGCTCCAAGCGCAAAGATCCCGTTTGGGCGAAAGCCGGGCAGGAGGTAGTAAACGCCCTTAAGGCCGTTGGCTGGGATATGAACTACCGGGGTAACCAGGATGAGACCAAGCTTATTGACATCTTCCTGGAGCAGATTGAGGCGCAGCCAACTCTAAAGCAGGCCCTTGCCACCATCAGCGCGCAGGGCTGGATCGACGAGATCCGCGAGGGGCAAACCAACTACAAGCTGCACGATGCCCAGCGCGAGGCGGCCGAAAAGCCCGGCAGCAGCATAACCTCGAGGGAGGCCGCACGCGACCTAGGCTTCGCCATCGACAAGCTGTTCCGCTACATAAACTTCCAGATCGAGTTTAAGGGGAGCGCCACCTACGCCACCCTTGCCGACGAGATCAACAAAACAATTGCGGCGTATCGGGCCACCATCAGGCAGCGCGCCACCCGCGCCGAAAACGACGAGAAAGAGAATTTGTAGCCCATAGAATTAAATGTTAGAATTGAAGAGAGATTATTATTAGGCTAACTAAAAAAAGCCCCAGCTCGAGCGGTTCGACCTGGGGCTTGCTATTTTTAAGAAGTAGGTTAGCTACCGGGCATGCCGTGTGGCTACCAATATTGCTACCACTTTACCTCCGCAAACTTCTTAGGATCGAAGATGGTGGTGCTTACCGGAGCGTTGGGCTTTACGTTGAAGTAGCGCTCCACCATGTAAGGGCGGCTGCTGTTGCGGTAAAATCGCACCTCGGTTCCCACGGGTAGGCCATCGAAGTACTCGTATCTGGAGAACTCCACGCTGCGGGCGTTGTCGCCTGTGCGCTCCTGCATCCTAAGGAACAGCAGCGTTTCGGCATCCACCCAAAAGCACTTCGAGGTGGTGTCGCCCACCATCCAGGCCTTGCGGCCCATGCAGGTCGATGGTTCGATGCGGTTGAGGTTGTAGCCCATCTTTTCGGTGCGCGTAATGCTTTCTTCTGGGGTGATGTTGTTGACGTCGAAGCCCAGCACCAGCAGGTCGTGCATGCGGTAGCGGGTGCTCTTGAGCGCCCCTTTCTCGAAGGTGTAAAGGCTGTCGTTGGCAAAGATAACGCCGTTGCCGCTATCCCAGCTGGTAAACTTCAGGATTAGGTTGCTGGGCGATAGGTAGGCCTCGTGCCAGACATCCTTTGATAGGAGCGAATCGTTTCGGTAGTTGAGCACCTCCTGCGAGAAGGTGAGCGTGGTGTAGAACCGGGCGTGGTTCTTCTCGTACATCTGGCGGATGAGCTCGCGCCCCGAGGCGGGCTGCTGGGCGTTGGCGGCGCCAAAGGTTAGGAGCAGGACTGTAGCCGTAAGGAGTTGTTTAAGCATGGGGTTGTCGTTTTTGGTTAACGGTTATTTCGATATCCCATAAACGAATATTTTTTCGGATTGTGACGGTATAGCTTTGCCTCAAATGAGGTATCAAGTATCACGATATGCGTATCACGACAAGTTGAACCACGTTGGAGATGTGGTCGAATTTCGTGATACGTGATACATGTGTCGTGATACTTTTATTACTCCACCTCCTCACTCATCCGCTGCGCAATGAAGCTCACCAGCACCAGCTGCATGGCGTGGTACACCATAATGGGCAAAA includes these proteins:
- a CDS encoding RNA polymerase sigma factor codes for the protein MENDKQLFEKLFRANRDRVFRLCCLYTGDTDQRKDLMQDIFIRVWENLSSYRGEAAMSTWIYRIALNTCLTHVRSLKRGLQTRLMPDGFDVLETEPPAGTEPSIEHLIRCINLLEPSERTIIGLYLEDLPQREIADILGISEANVRVKIHRIKQRLSEIAAEQFPQIRQAAV
- a CDS encoding glycoside hydrolase family 125 protein, encoding MAQTFPTVRVAKEQRNFSSPAIERTIEQMQSKIADKEVAWLFGNCFPNTLDRTVNFTEKNGKPNTFVITGDIHAMWLRDCTAQVWPYLPFMKEDKNLQTLIAGVINRQVECVLIDPYANAFNMNKEGSYWQRDLTDMKPELHERKWEIDGLCYVIRLSYHYWKMTGDVSHFDADWQKAMKLIVKTFKEQQRKEGKGPYKFQRETPVATDTQFGGGYGNPVKPTGMICSMFRPSDDATIYPYLVPSNCFAVVSLRQLAEMATAITKDAAFAQECKAMANEVDAAIKKYAIVNHPKYGKIYAFEVDGYGNYLMMDDANIPSLLSLPYLGYVSAKDPIYQNTRRFVWSNDNPYFFKGKAAEGIGGPHVGENMIWPMAIIMKGITSNDPKEIESCLRMLKRTHAATGFMHESFHKDDPAKFTRSWFAWVNTLFGEFLIKVEREHPEILKKQL
- a CDS encoding DUF6261 family protein; its protein translation is MIEPHSFQAMRITEKGAFADKVLAKANPYGEKDTELKPLIEEATSKNQIFSKAMQKLSLAAITKLMNEDDDQRDSGIGNLESYALSCSKRKDPVWAKAGQEVVNALKAVGWDMNYRGNQDETKLIDIFLEQIEAQPTLKQALATISAQGWIDEIREGQTNYKLHDAQREAAEKPGSSITSREAARDLGFAIDKLFRYINFQIEFKGSATYATLADEINKTIAAYRATIRQRATRAENDEKENL
- a CDS encoding MATE family efflux transporter, with protein sequence MNFQQKIRQQYAKPGGIQELLFLALPMIISTSCDGIMTFTDRLFLARVDSAQMNASLGGGVSLQVLMFFFVGLIGYSTALVAQYFGANERQNSAKASFQAMLVALAAWPVILAFTPFAESFYRMMGIPAAQIGFQVEYVNILAWGSLFGLLRYALGCYFTGIGKTKIVMKATLLAMVVNVVLDYILIFGKLGFPAMEIRGAAIATISGSFCAVCVLLVAYFRKENRQEFHISQSFHFDWKIMKKLLYYGYPAGLEMFLNFMAFSAMVSLFHAKGEVVATATTIMFNWDLVSFIPLLGIEIAVTSLVGRYMGACRPQVAHRAALSAIKIGVVYSTVILFLFVLIPEVLTRVFAPSIASELFEQAVPIATLMIRIAALYVLVEALVVALVGALRGAGDTHFTMIASVASHWLFVPILYLSLNVFNFSIGLSWFLLVLFFFMFSSVLYFRFRSGRWKKIRVINEEVKEMAM
- a CDS encoding Kelch repeat-containing protein, yielding MRRLALFLMVFSLLFVSCEKDEGDKGCVKNIAFSTSSSFVGVTGILTEATKYKYLVISETPNVSEATGVVYCDSAGVSANFFIRASNLYSNTKYYLKVFYRDASGKTIYSPEYTVNTDNSTAATTFNSVVKLDTLIGGRACHLLKYSFKTISDLRNAEFGVCYSKATDPGTAPVPTVSDKVIKGTLGKDGIVTCDISEVNFNEMENVRPYFKNSKETVYGSVFTYSKPSWLPYMVLSGSYSFNLGAISYKGKGYVFSGGGSSDMWSFSPAGMTWSKEVSIKDIFSIDGNPYEIFTIKAAPISNGFLFFSNGLLTVNRTDYVAVYSNCIYSYNTTSKAYTQILPNGLPDVVFKYSKRCDGFGINGQPYVAIYGGSVSNEELSRGTYIYAYDEVSRTFKEVTANSERTGVKDAAFFAVGNMVFMGAGSYSVFETLTTDFWSYNVSTKVWTRLKDAPISKFVKSFVYKNRCFAIGSDNNLYEYGVGNDSWTIVEKIPYTIDAVMPIDDGLYLLNGNRILKNVSL